GCAGAACGACTGGTTTTCCTCGACGGAAACGTGGATCGAAGCCATCGTGCTGGCCATGAGCCTCTGTTACTTCATCGCCCACACGGCGCTGCGCCCGGCCGGCAAGTCCTTCCTCGACTACCGCCTGCTGAAGAATTCGAACTATGTGAGCGGCCTGCTGTTCATCTTCATCGTCGGCATGGTGCTGTTCGCCACCCGCGCGCTGACGCCGTCGATGCTGCAAGGCTTGATGAATTACCCGGCGGCCATTGCCGGCCTGGTGACGGCGCCCAGCGGCCTGGGCACGATGCTGGCCATGCTGATCGTCGGCAGGCTGACGGGCAAGATCGATACGCGCATCCTGCTGGGCGTGGGCTTTTCGATTACCGCGTTTTCGCTGTGGCAAATGGCCAATTTCACCCTGGACCTCGTGCCGAAGACGGTCGTATGGAACGGCATCATCCAGGGCATCGGCCTGGGCCTCGTCTTCGTGCCGCTGAGCGCGGCCACGTTCGCCACCCTGTCGCCGCAGATGCGGGCCGAAGGCACGGCCATCTACAGCCTCGTGCGCAATATCGGCAGCAGCATCGGCATCGCCCTCGTGCAAACCTTGTTGGTGCGCAATACGCAGATTGCCCATGCCTCCCTGACGGAACACATCACTATCGCCAACCCGGCCCTGCATGACCCCGGTATCGCCCAGGTGTTCGACCTCGGCACGAGCACGGGCATGGCGGCGCTGAATGGCGAAATCACGCGGCAGGCGTCGATGATCGCCTACCTCGACGACTTCTGGCTGATGATGTGGCTGACCATCCTCGTGCTGCCGCTTTTGCTCCTGATCAAACCACCAAAGAAGAATGCGCCCGTCGTGGTCGACCACGCGGCCATGGAATAACCCTCATGCACACACCGATGAAACTCTCCCTGAGCGTCCTGGCGCTAAGTTTATCCCTGGCAGGCTGCGCCAGCATTCCGCCCGACACGCAACAGCTGCCGCAACAAGACCTGGCCACCGTGCAACTGGCGGCCGACATCCACCTCGCCAGCGAAGGCTGGCCCGCCGCCCAGTGGTGGCGCCAGTTCCAGGACGATCAGCTGGACCAGCTGATTGAACAGGCGCTGGCCGCCAGCCCGAACCTGGCGGTGGCGAATGCCCGCATCGGCTCGGCCCTTGCCGCGTTTGACGCGCAACACGCGCAGCGCGGCCCCAGGGTCGACCTGGACGCCAACGCCAGCCGCCAGCGCTATTCGGGCAACGGCCTGATGCCCGCCCCCATCGGCGGCAATTACTACAACGAGGTCACGGTGGGCGTGCAAGCCCATTACGACCTGGACTGGTGGGGCAAGCATAAGGCGCAGATCGCCGCCAGCCTGGGCGAAGTCAACGCGCGCCGTGCCGAGTATGCGATGGCGGAACAGATGCTGGCGGCCGAGATCGCCCGCCACTACTTCAGCATGCAAAACGGCTGGGCCCGCATGGACAACCTGCATGCGCTGGTCAAATTGCAACAGCTGCTGGTGCTGGACAAGGAAAAGCGCATCGCCAACGGCCTCGGCGTGAGCGACGACCATCTGTCCGCGCAAACGCGTTTGAGCTTGCTGCAGCAGCAGATCGCCCTGCTGGAAACGCAGGTCGTCACGGAACGGGAAGCCTTGCGCGCCCTGGTCGGCGGCGACAGCTCGGCGCTGGCCAGCCTGCAGCCGAGACAGGCCCAGGCGCTGCCGCATGCCCTGCCCGGCAAGCTGGGCATGGAATTGCTGGCGCGCCGGCCCGACTTGCAGGCGGCGCGCTGGCGAGTGCAAGCATCGATGAGCAAGATCGAGGCGGCGCAGGCGGCGTTCTACCCCGATATCGACCTGGGGGCCTCGTTCGGCCTCGATGCCATCAAGCTGGGCAAGCTGCTGCAATCGGGCAGCCGCACCCTGTTCATCGGCCCCGCCCTGTCCTTGCCCCTGTTCGACAGCGGCCGCCTGCAGGCGCAGCTTGCCGGCGCGCGCAGCGAACGCAACGAGCTGATCGCCGACTACAACCAGAACGTCTTCAATGTCGTGCGCGACGTGGCGCAGGCAGGCGCCAGGGTGCAAGGCGTGGAAAATCAGCTGCGGCTGCAGCAGGAAAACCTGCGCGCCAGCGAAGCGCAGCTGCGCAACGCCAATGCCCGCCTGAAACAAGGTCTGGCCGACCGCGCCACGCAACTGAACGCGGAAATGACCGTGCGCGGCCAGGTGGACCTGGGCATGCAGCTGCAAAACCAGCGCCAGAACGCGGAAATCAGCCTGACCGTGGCCCTGGGCGGCGGCTACCGGGGCAGCAGCGACTTTGCCGCCACGACGACTCAACAATAACGATCGATTACGGAACACATCATGAGCAGCGACACCACAGCCACCACCACCTCCACCGAACAGCCGGGCAAGCGCAAGGCCGTCCTGATCGCCATCACGGCCGCCTTTCTCGTGGCGGGTGCCGCCTGGACCGCCTACTATCAACTGGTGCTGTCCAGGGAAGAAGTGACGGACAACGCCTATGTGGGCGGCAACCTCGTCACCCTGTCCGCCCAAGTGACGGGCAATGTCGACGCCATCCGCGCCGACGAAACGCAGATGGTCAAGGCGGGCGCCCCGCTGATCACGCTGAACGCCATCGATGCGGACCTGGCCCTGAGCCAAGCCGAGGCGCGCCTGGGCAACGTCGTGCGCCAGGAGCGCGAACGCTATGCCAGCGTGGCGCAGTACGACGCCGTCATCGAGCAGCGCCGCCTGGCGCTGGCCACGGCGCAGGGCAACCTGGCCCGCCGCGCGCCGCTGGCGGCGGACCATACGATCTCGGGCGAAGATCTTGTTCATGCGAAACAGGCCGTCGACGACGCCAAAGCGGCCTTGATCGTGGCGCAGCGCCAGGCCGAGTCGGCCAAAGCGGGCGTGAGCGGCGTGAACCTGGCCAGCCATCCGGCCGTGCTGTCGGCCAAGGGCGACGTGCTGCAGGCGTGGCTGGCCGTGCGCCGCAACGCCGTGGTCGCGCCCGTTTCAGGCTATGTGGCCAAGCGCAGCGTGCAGCTGGGCACGCACGTGACGCCGGGCACGCCCCTGATGTCCATCGTGCCGCTCGACCAGTTATGGGTCGACGCGAACTTCAAGGAGTCCGAATTGCGCAATATCCGCGTGGGACAGGCGGCGACCATCGAAACGGATTTGTATGGCAGCAAAGTCGTCTACCACGGCAAGGTGCTGGGCATGTCGGCCGGCACGGGCAGCGCGTTTTCGCTGTTGCCGGCGCAAAACGCCACGGGCAACTGGATCAAGGTGGTGCAGCGCGTGCCCGTGCGCATCACGCTGGACCCGAAAGAGCTGGCCGCCCACCCGCTGCGCATCGGCCTGTCGACGACGGTGACGGTCGACACCAGCCATGGCGAAGGGGCAACCCTGGACCAGCCGATGGTGGCGTCCACCGTCTACACTACCCAGGCGCTGAGCCAGCCCGTGGACGAGGCGGAGAAGATGGCCGATGCCATCATTGCGCAAAACCTACTGAATTGATGCGTAGGTCGGCTTAGCGCAAGGCGCGTAAGCCGACAACATTGTTGGCATGGCCGGTGGTGGTGTCGGATTACGCGGGGCGTTGCCCCGCTAATCCGACCTACCTGGCCTTGCCAGCCGATGCTACCTGGTCCAGGATATGCTTGGGCACTGCCGCATAATGCTTGAATTCCATCGTGTACGTGGCGCGGCCCTGGGTCAGCGAGCGCAGGGTGGTGGAATAGCCGAACATTTCCGCCAGCGGCACGAGGGCCTTGACGATGCGCCCCGCACCGCCGGGGATGTCGTCGACGCCCTGCACCATGCCGCGCCGGGCCGTCAAGTCGCCCATGACGTTGCCCATGAACTCTTCCGGCGTTTCCGCCTCCACCTGCATCATCGGTTCCAGCAGCACGGGCGACGCCTTGCGCATGCCGTCCTTGAAGGCGATGGAGCCGGCCATGCGGAATGCGTTTTCATTCGAATCGACGTCGTGGTAGGAGCCGAACGTCAATGTCGCCTTGACGTCCACCACCGGATAGCCGGCCAGCACGCCCGATTTGAGGGTTTCGATGATGCCTTTGTCGACGGCGGGAATGAATTCGCGCGGCACCACGCCGCCCTTGATGGCGTCAACGAACTGGTAGCCCGTGCCCGGCTCCAGCGGTTCGAGTTTCAGCACCACGTGGCCGTACTGGCCCCGTCCACCCGATTGCTTGACGAACTTGCCCTCGATATCTTCCACCGCGCGCGTGATGGTTTCACGGTACGCCACCTGGGGCTTGCCCACCTTCGCTTCCACGCCGAATTCGCGCCGCATGCGGTCGACCAGAATTTCCAGGTGCAGTTCGCCCATGCCCGACATGATGGTCTGGCCCGATTCCTCGTCCGTATGCACCCTGAACGACGGGTCTTCCTGCGCCAGGCGGTTCAGGGCGATGCCCATCTTTTCCTGGTCCGGCTTGGTCTTCGGTTCGACGGCCTGGGAAATCACGGGTTCCGGGAAGATCATCTTTTCCAGCACGATGATGTGGTCGATGGCGCACAGGGTGTCGCCCGTGGTGACGGCTTTCAGGCCCACGGCGGCGGCGATGTCGCCCGCATACACTTCCTTGATTTCCTTGCGCTCGTTCGCATGCATCTGCAGGATGCGCCCCAGCCGTTCCCGCGCGCTCTTGGTGGGGTTGTAGACCATGTCGCCCGAGTTCACCACGCCCGAATACACGCGGAAGAACGTCAGCTGCCCCACGAACGGGTCCGTCATGATCTTGAAGGCCAGCGCCGAGAAATGCTCGTCGTCGGCCGGATGGCGCTCCACCTCGTTGTCGTGCTCGTCGTGGCCCATGATGGGCGGCACTTCCAGCGGCGACGGCAGGTATTCGATGACGGCGTCGAGCATGGCCTGCACGCCCTTGTTCTTGAAGGCGCTGCCGCACAGCATGGGCACGATTTCGTTGCGGATGGTGCGCGCGCGCAAAGCCTGCTTGAGTTCCGCTTCCGTGAACGTGTCGCCATTCAGGTAGCGCTCCGTCATGTCGAGGCTCGCTTCAGCCGCCTGTTCGACCAGGTGCTCGTGCCATTCCCGCGCCTGCGCCAGCAGCTCGGCGGGAATCTCGCCATAGCTGAACTGCACTCCCTGGCTGGCGTCGTCCCAGGTGATGGCGCGCATTTTCAGCAAGTCGATGACGCCCGTAAAATGCTCTTCCGCGCCGATGGGCAGCTGGATGGGCACGGCCACGCCCTTCAGGCGCTCGCCGATCTGCTTGCGCACGCGCAAGAAATCCGCGCCCACCCGGTCCATCTTGTTGATGAAGGCGATGCGCGGCACATGGTATTTATTGGCCTGGCGCCAGACGGTCTCGGACTGGGGCTGCACGCCGCCGACGGCGTCGTAGACCATCACGGCGCCGTCGAGCACGCGCATCGAACGCTCCACCTCGATCGTGAAATCCACGTGGCCGGGCGTGTCGATGATGTTAATGCGGTGTTCGGGGAAGTTGCCGGCCATGCCTTTCCAGAACGCGGTGGTGGCGGCCGAGGTGATGGTGATGCCCCGTTCCTGCTCCTGCTCCATCCAGTCCATGGTGGCGGCGCCGTTGTGCACTTCACCGATCTTGTGATTGACCCCCGTATAAAAAAGGATGCGCTCGGTGGTGGTGGTCTTGCCGGCGTCGATATGGGCGCTGATGCCGATGTTGCGGTAGCGCTCGATAGGTGTTTTGCGGGTCATCACAATCTCCATGGCTAGCCCCGGCACGACTGTGTTTGCGCCGGTTTTCCAGTGTAGCAGACATCGATTTTGGCAGTGGCGGGTAACCGGTTTTTACCATGCGCGCAACACTGACATTAACGCGCACGCGCGTTGCACAGGACAAATAAGAGTTTCGGCTATACTTTCAACTTTATTAATCCAGCAAAGATTAATCAAAATCAATACGCACGGTGAATTACCGTGCAAGGCGACGCCGCCGGCATGCAGCCCAGGTGCGCACCGAATGACATGCCCCACTCAGCCTATGACCATCCAACTAAGAAAAATAATCCTCTCCTCCCTGCTGGCGTCGCCGGCGCTGGCCATGGCCGGCGAACTGGAACAGCAAATGCAGCGTTGCGCCGTGCTTGGTGACGCCAGCGCCCGCCTGGGCTGCTTCGACACCCTGGCCAAGGCGGCGGAAAAAGCCACCATCGCCGCCGGCGGCGATCCCGTCACCGCTGCCGTGGCCCTGGCAGCGGCTGCCGAGGTTGCTCCCATCACGCCCGTCAGCCCGCCGGGCGTGGCCACGCCGGACGCCGTCAACGCCGCCATCCCCGCCATCGCGCAGGCTGGCGCGGCGCCGCCGGAAGCACCGATTTCGCGCACCCAGCAATCGTGGGAACTGAACGACGCATCGAAACGGGGCCTGTTCAACTTCCGCCCGCACCGCGACACCTATCTGTTGCTGGCCAATTACAGCGACGCCTCGAACGACGAACCGTTCCAGGATTTCACGCCAGCCGGCATCAAGAGCCAGCACGTGGAATTGACCTTCCAGCTGAGTTTCAAGATGAAACTGCTGGAGGACATCGCCGGCACGCCCATCGACATGTGGTTCGGCTACACGCAGCAAAGTTTCTGGCAGGCGTATAACCGCAAGGCTTCGAGCCCCTTCCGCGAGACCAATTACCAGCCGGAGCTGATGCTGATCTTGCCGATCAACAAGAATTTCGCGGGCCTGGAATTCAATTACCTGAACCTGGGCCTCGTGCACCAGTCGAATGGCCAGACCTCGACCCTGTCGCGCAGCTGGAACCGCGTGTATGCCGAGCTGGGCGTGGAAAAAGACAACCTGGCCGTCACGGGCCGCATCTGGCACCGCCTCGACAACAGCGCGACGGACAACGACAATATCGACATCACCGATTACATGGGACATGGCGACTTGCGCGTGAGCTACCGCAACAAGGGCCATGAATACGCCGTGACGGCGCGCCGCAATTTCAGCAAGAAGCATGGCTCGATGCAGGCCAGCTGGGCTTTCCCATTGAAAGCCAACCTGAAAGGCTATCTGCAGCTGTTCTCCGGCTATGGCCAGAGCCTGATCGACTATAACTATTCGCAGAAATCGATCGGCGCCGGTTTCATGGTCGACCTGTAAGCAGTACACGCATAAAAAATGGCGCCGACGGCGCCATTTTTTATGGGAAATCCAGTTCAGTGCCGCCCGCCACCGAGCACCCGAGCCGGCAGCATGACGATGGCGCGCAGCAATTCGAACACGCCTTCCACGCCGATGCCGATCAGGCGAAATGGCAGCAACAGCAGCCAGGCCAGCGGATACAGCACGAGAGCCAGCAAGGCCAGGGGCCAGCACACCAGCAAGAGCAGCAGCCACAGCACGAATCCCAGCATCGCGTTCCCCTCGAATGAAATGTGCGGAGCAAGCCGTGCTTGCCCCGCTACCGTGACGGCACTATAGCCAAGCGCCGCGGGGGCGGCAACGGCCGTGCGACGAACTGCGTGCTACGGGGATGAACGGTGCAAAAACGGGAATGAACGGGGGCTTACTGGCCGACGCAAATCACTTTCGTGATGTACTCGTGCGCGTTCGGCTTCTTGCTGGCGGCCCATTTGATGGCCTGGTTGGCCTCTTCGATGGTCAGGATGGAGGCCTTGTCCTTCGACTTGATGAAGGACACGCCTTCAAACACGCCTTCCTTGCTGCGCATTACCTTGGCAAACACGGGCGGTTTGGTCTCGCCGTCGCTGATTTTGTTCTGTTGCACGAGGTAACGCTGATCGATCTGTTCCATGATAATAAAGCTGTCCAGTGGTAAAAGACGGAATATACCCTGAATGGACAAACGCCGCAGGATGAAATCGCTGCGGCGTTATCTTTAAATCAATGATACTCAGGCGTAGACGGCGTTCTGCGTGGCAGGCTGCAGATTCACGTCATAGATCACCTGCGCGCGGATCGACGTTTCCAGCGAGGGGATCGAGCCGCCCGCGCGGTACTGGAAGCTCACCTGCAGCACGTCGCCCGCCTTCACGGCCACCGGCGCGGCCAGCGGCAGGCACATGTAGTGGTTCAGCCAGTCGATGGTGGTCGAGCGCTCGGGCACGACGGCCAGGATGTTCTTGGTGACGAAACGCAAGGCGTTCAAGGTGCCGCTGCGCTCGACGACGAACTTGCCGTCGAAGCCGAACACGCTGTCCGTCGGCTGGCTGAAGTCGATGATGCTGTAGACGGACGGCGGCGCCAGTTCCAGCACGCCCGGGTGGATGGCCGTGGTTTCCTGGAATTGCACGATGGGCGCATAAAACCCCTCGAAATCGTATTCCTGCTGCATCGGCTGCACGGCCATGATGACGGCCTCGGGCAGGAAGATGGGCAGCGGGCCGCCGAAGCGGGCCAGGTAGCGGCGCTTGAACGATTCGATCACTTCCACCTGCTTTTCGCGCAGCATGCCTACATGGATCATTTCGCAGATGACCACGTCAACGGGCTCGGGCGGCAGGTATTCGAAGGCGTCCGCATGGACGACTTCGACTTTTTCACCGTTCGGGTTGAGCGCCAGCATCTTGCGCGCTTCCTTGACCATGTCCGGATTGAACTCCACGCACCAGACCTTGTCGGCGCGCGCTGCCGCAAACCACGACAGCACGCCCGTGCCGCCGCCCAGCTCCAGCACCTTCATGCCGGGTTTCACCGCGTAATCGATCGCCGACTTGAACCCGTGCATGCGGTTCTGGTCCATCAACATATTGTGATGGTAATGGACGGGGATAAATTGCCCCAGGTAACAACTCTCGATTTCTCGTTCATTCAGCATGTCTGTCCTCTTGGAGTCTGGCTCCGATGGCCGATCGGTTTTGTCATTCCAGAAAGCAGTGATATCGCACGGGCTGCGCGAGGGGCGGCGACAATACAGCCGGCGCCTGACGGTGGTGTGATGGCCCATGCGAACAATCTCCTGATTAATGCGACACGATCATTATCGTTAATCGCCAGGGAGAACAAAGGGCTGAGGTGAGAGGCAATTCCATGCCAGTTTCGGCGCTGGCATGGAAAATATTATCAGAACGACTATTTGCGGGCAGCGCGCGCCTTCTGGGCCGCTTCGATGATGGCGACCACGCCCGGCTTGTCGCCGGCCTGGGCGAACTGCACGGCCGTCCAGCCATGGTCGCTTTTCAGGGTGGCGTCCGCGCCCCAGGACAACAGCAGCTTGACGGCGCCCTCCTGTCCTTCGCGGGCGGCAAACATCAGCGGCGTGATATTGGCAGGCGCGCGCG
This window of the Janthinobacterium agaricidamnosum genome carries:
- a CDS encoding phospholipase A, producing MTIQLRKIILSSLLASPALAMAGELEQQMQRCAVLGDASARLGCFDTLAKAAEKATIAAGGDPVTAAVALAAAAEVAPITPVSPPGVATPDAVNAAIPAIAQAGAAPPEAPISRTQQSWELNDASKRGLFNFRPHRDTYLLLANYSDASNDEPFQDFTPAGIKSQHVELTFQLSFKMKLLEDIAGTPIDMWFGYTQQSFWQAYNRKASSPFRETNYQPELMLILPINKNFAGLEFNYLNLGLVHQSNGQTSTLSRSWNRVYAELGVEKDNLAVTGRIWHRLDNSATDNDNIDITDYMGHGDLRVSYRNKGHEYAVTARRNFSKKHGSMQASWAFPLKANLKGYLQLFSGYGQSLIDYNYSQKSIGAGFMVDL
- a CDS encoding methyltransferase domain-containing protein; the encoded protein is MLNEREIESCYLGQFIPVHYHHNMLMDQNRMHGFKSAIDYAVKPGMKVLELGGGTGVLSWFAAARADKVWCVEFNPDMVKEARKMLALNPNGEKVEVVHADAFEYLPPEPVDVVICEMIHVGMLREKQVEVIESFKRRYLARFGGPLPIFLPEAVIMAVQPMQQEYDFEGFYAPIVQFQETTAIHPGVLELAPPSVYSIIDFSQPTDSVFGFDGKFVVERSGTLNALRFVTKNILAVVPERSTTIDWLNHYMCLPLAAPVAVKAGDVLQVSFQYRAGGSIPSLETSIRAQVIYDVNLQPATQNAVYA
- a CDS encoding efflux RND transporter periplasmic adaptor subunit yields the protein MSSDTTATTTSTEQPGKRKAVLIAITAAFLVAGAAWTAYYQLVLSREEVTDNAYVGGNLVTLSAQVTGNVDAIRADETQMVKAGAPLITLNAIDADLALSQAEARLGNVVRQERERYASVAQYDAVIEQRRLALATAQGNLARRAPLAADHTISGEDLVHAKQAVDDAKAALIVAQRQAESAKAGVSGVNLASHPAVLSAKGDVLQAWLAVRRNAVVAPVSGYVAKRSVQLGTHVTPGTPLMSIVPLDQLWVDANFKESELRNIRVGQAATIETDLYGSKVVYHGKVLGMSAGTGSAFSLLPAQNATGNWIKVVQRVPVRITLDPKELAAHPLRIGLSTTVTVDTSHGEGATLDQPMVASTVYTTQALSQPVDEAEKMADAIIAQNLLN
- a CDS encoding DHA2 family efflux MFS transporter permease subunit, giving the protein MSSATASAIPALPASQDPTLNRRMITISIMLATIIQALDGTIANVALPHMQGSLSASQDQITWVLTSFIVAAAIATPLTGWLCDRFGQKNTFLVSVAGFTLASVLCGLSGTLSEIVAARLLQGVFGAALVPLSQAVLLDINPREKHGSAMAIWGMGVMIGPILGPTLGGWLTDSYSWRWVFFINIPIGAMAFYGIWRYIRKDPPNRRMNFDMFGFATLSLSIGALQMLLDRGEQNDWFSSTETWIEAIVLAMSLCYFIAHTALRPAGKSFLDYRLLKNSNYVSGLLFIFIVGMVLFATRALTPSMLQGLMNYPAAIAGLVTAPSGLGTMLAMLIVGRLTGKIDTRILLGVGFSITAFSLWQMANFTLDLVPKTVVWNGIIQGIGLGLVFVPLSAATFATLSPQMRAEGTAIYSLVRNIGSSIGIALVQTLLVRNTQIAHASLTEHITIANPALHDPGIAQVFDLGTSTGMAALNGEITRQASMIAYLDDFWLMMWLTILVLPLLLLIKPPKKNAPVVVDHAAME
- a CDS encoding efflux transporter outer membrane subunit, producing the protein MHTPMKLSLSVLALSLSLAGCASIPPDTQQLPQQDLATVQLAADIHLASEGWPAAQWWRQFQDDQLDQLIEQALAASPNLAVANARIGSALAAFDAQHAQRGPRVDLDANASRQRYSGNGLMPAPIGGNYYNEVTVGVQAHYDLDWWGKHKAQIAASLGEVNARRAEYAMAEQMLAAEIARHYFSMQNGWARMDNLHALVKLQQLLVLDKEKRIANGLGVSDDHLSAQTRLSLLQQQIALLETQVVTEREALRALVGGDSSALASLQPRQAQALPHALPGKLGMELLARRPDLQAARWRVQASMSKIEAAQAAFYPDIDLGASFGLDAIKLGKLLQSGSRTLFIGPALSLPLFDSGRLQAQLAGARSERNELIADYNQNVFNVVRDVAQAGARVQGVENQLRLQQENLRASEAQLRNANARLKQGLADRATQLNAEMTVRGQVDLGMQLQNQRQNAEISLTVALGGGYRGSSDFAATTTQQ
- the fusA gene encoding elongation factor G, coding for MTRKTPIERYRNIGISAHIDAGKTTTTERILFYTGVNHKIGEVHNGAATMDWMEQEQERGITITSAATTAFWKGMAGNFPEHRINIIDTPGHVDFTIEVERSMRVLDGAVMVYDAVGGVQPQSETVWRQANKYHVPRIAFINKMDRVGADFLRVRKQIGERLKGVAVPIQLPIGAEEHFTGVIDLLKMRAITWDDASQGVQFSYGEIPAELLAQAREWHEHLVEQAAEASLDMTERYLNGDTFTEAELKQALRARTIRNEIVPMLCGSAFKNKGVQAMLDAVIEYLPSPLEVPPIMGHDEHDNEVERHPADDEHFSALAFKIMTDPFVGQLTFFRVYSGVVNSGDMVYNPTKSARERLGRILQMHANERKEIKEVYAGDIAAAVGLKAVTTGDTLCAIDHIIVLEKMIFPEPVISQAVEPKTKPDQEKMGIALNRLAQEDPSFRVHTDEESGQTIMSGMGELHLEILVDRMRREFGVEAKVGKPQVAYRETITRAVEDIEGKFVKQSGGRGQYGHVVLKLEPLEPGTGYQFVDAIKGGVVPREFIPAVDKGIIETLKSGVLAGYPVVDVKATLTFGSYHDVDSNENAFRMAGSIAFKDGMRKASPVLLEPMMQVEAETPEEFMGNVMGDLTARRGMVQGVDDIPGGAGRIVKALVPLAEMFGYSTTLRSLTQGRATYTMEFKHYAAVPKHILDQVASAGKAR